From the genome of Paludisphaera rhizosphaerae, one region includes:
- a CDS encoding beta strand repeat-containing protein yields MTTPRPFRRPRTTSENSTIRRSSRTPIGRSVEILEDRRLPASFAVTSLAASGEGTLRWAIQMANAHPGADEIDFEVAGTINLNRKASLPAITDRVTIDGSSAPTFAGSPVVTVNFQGTKGVRFAAGSDGSTLTSLSIVKAGNAGVTLEASRITVQGNYIGLLANGSTVAGNRGDGVTIAASSHDNLIGRVDPVTDVTYYNTDSVSIQPVTGWQGIRASSVAGNYLISGTSGSNGLLYDGPISGQGGTSYLVNYPGAATTSVYGPDLLSDGSVRLVGSYRTGEDTVSGFVFQGTTAELTDASHYQSIAYPGAQFTYVHSTMGDLAVGNYDSSNSTGAPLDAGHAFIYNLATSTFVTDVVYPGSVSNTAYGIWDNGRSHYTIVGGTTLPATPGRDTPLGMGYMVDYDATTGVFSNWKTFAYPDGPAGVELLTHFEGISSVEDGVYTLAGMSAQIGGGAFSEAALVTVKRNADGTFGDGTWVTVKVPGASGITTSDAVMGNQVVGIAASTEGTVSYQATVNTAYQLSNVISGNGGEGIGVYGSNNNRIATNYIGTDMTGTQKRGNGRNGILITNGARGNMIGGTDSGGNDPTAGVIVRPPQGNLISGNRANGVLITGGATGNTLSGNFVGTDASGNSALGNRKDGVAIDRADGNSLIGCTVQNSPFVYYNVLSGNGGNGLRVTNSNDITVHANFMGVGANNAVIVANGGDGLLISGSSRNTQVGGIIPLGNVISGNNRNGIEVKDRASGFVSFNTFGGVFAFGGAAPNRGDGILITSTGGNNLVRTSIISGNYGNGIELGGQATGVEITDTATGTNTAINAPIPNRGSGIKISGRAHGNAVGGYQPSIEPRDTSSANGRYGIEIVGSARDNVIYNTYIGTDARGTSALGNLLGGVYLGPGTSNNSIGGAEDGQANLIAYNLANGVLIKSARNGRVANNRIQSNAGYGLQAIGNVAVTVVRDNTIEDNALGNVDTSKATGIIVES; encoded by the coding sequence ATGACGACGCCTCGCCCCTTCCGACGTCCGCGGACGACTTCCGAGAACTCGACCATTCGTCGCTCGTCGCGAACGCCCATAGGGAGAAGCGTCGAGATCCTGGAAGACCGGCGGCTCCCCGCCTCGTTCGCGGTGACGAGCCTGGCCGCCTCGGGGGAGGGGACGCTGCGGTGGGCGATCCAGATGGCGAACGCCCATCCCGGGGCGGATGAGATCGACTTCGAGGTCGCCGGGACGATCAACCTCAACCGCAAGGCGAGCCTCCCCGCGATCACCGACCGCGTGACGATCGACGGCTCCTCCGCGCCGACGTTCGCCGGATCGCCGGTCGTGACGGTGAACTTCCAGGGAACGAAGGGGGTCCGGTTCGCGGCTGGCAGCGACGGGTCGACCTTGACCTCGCTCTCGATCGTCAAGGCCGGCAACGCCGGAGTGACGCTTGAGGCCTCGCGGATCACCGTGCAGGGGAACTACATCGGGCTCCTCGCGAACGGTTCGACGGTCGCCGGCAACCGGGGCGACGGCGTGACGATCGCCGCCTCGTCGCACGACAACCTGATCGGCCGCGTCGACCCGGTCACGGACGTGACCTACTACAACACGGACTCCGTGAGCATCCAGCCGGTCACCGGCTGGCAGGGGATCCGGGCCTCGAGCGTCGCCGGCAACTACCTGATCTCCGGCACCTCCGGCAGCAACGGCCTGCTCTACGACGGACCCATCAGCGGCCAGGGCGGGACGAGCTACCTGGTCAACTACCCCGGCGCGGCGACCACCAGCGTCTACGGGCCCGACCTCCTCAGCGACGGCAGCGTGCGGCTCGTCGGCAGCTATCGGACCGGCGAGGACACGGTCTCGGGTTTCGTCTTCCAGGGGACGACCGCCGAGTTGACGGACGCCTCGCACTATCAGTCGATCGCCTATCCCGGCGCGCAGTTCACCTACGTCCACAGCACGATGGGAGACCTGGCCGTCGGCAATTACGACAGCTCGAACTCCACCGGCGCCCCCCTCGACGCAGGTCACGCCTTCATCTACAACCTGGCGACCAGCACGTTCGTCACGGACGTCGTCTATCCCGGCTCGGTCAGCAACACGGCCTACGGCATCTGGGACAACGGCCGTTCGCATTACACGATCGTCGGCGGGACCACCCTGCCGGCGACTCCCGGGCGTGATACGCCGCTCGGCATGGGTTACATGGTCGACTACGACGCGACGACCGGCGTGTTCTCGAACTGGAAGACGTTCGCCTATCCCGACGGCCCCGCCGGCGTGGAGTTGCTGACCCACTTCGAGGGGATCAGCAGCGTCGAGGACGGCGTCTATACGCTGGCCGGCATGTCCGCTCAGATCGGCGGCGGCGCCTTCAGCGAGGCGGCCCTCGTGACCGTCAAGCGCAACGCGGACGGGACGTTCGGCGACGGGACGTGGGTCACCGTGAAGGTGCCCGGCGCCAGCGGCATCACCACGTCGGACGCGGTGATGGGCAATCAGGTGGTCGGGATCGCGGCCTCGACGGAGGGGACCGTCTCCTATCAGGCCACGGTCAATACGGCCTACCAACTCTCCAACGTCATCTCCGGCAACGGCGGCGAGGGGATCGGCGTCTACGGCTCGAACAACAATCGGATCGCCACGAACTACATCGGGACCGACATGACCGGGACCCAGAAGCGCGGCAACGGCCGCAACGGGATCCTGATCACGAATGGGGCCCGGGGAAACATGATCGGCGGGACGGACTCCGGCGGCAACGATCCCACGGCGGGTGTGATCGTCCGTCCGCCGCAAGGGAACCTGATCTCGGGCAACCGGGCCAACGGCGTCCTCATCACCGGCGGCGCGACGGGGAACACCCTGAGCGGCAACTTCGTCGGCACCGACGCTTCAGGGAACTCCGCGCTGGGGAATCGCAAGGACGGCGTGGCGATCGACCGGGCCGACGGCAATTCGCTCATCGGCTGCACGGTCCAGAACAGCCCGTTCGTCTATTACAATGTTCTCTCGGGCAACGGCGGCAACGGCCTGCGGGTCACGAACTCCAACGACATCACCGTGCACGCCAACTTCATGGGCGTCGGCGCCAACAACGCCGTGATCGTGGCCAACGGCGGCGACGGTCTCCTGATCTCGGGATCGTCGCGGAACACTCAGGTAGGCGGGATCATCCCGCTGGGGAACGTGATCTCGGGGAACAACCGCAACGGCATCGAGGTCAAGGACCGGGCCAGCGGCTTCGTCTCGTTCAACACGTTCGGCGGCGTCTTCGCCTTCGGCGGGGCCGCCCCCAACCGTGGCGACGGCATCCTGATCACCTCGACGGGCGGGAACAACCTGGTCCGGACGTCGATCATCTCGGGCAACTACGGCAACGGTATCGAGCTGGGCGGCCAGGCGACCGGCGTGGAGATCACCGACACGGCCACCGGGACCAACACGGCGATCAACGCCCCCATCCCCAACCGCGGCAGCGGGATCAAGATCTCCGGCCGAGCCCACGGCAACGCCGTCGGCGGATACCAGCCGTCCATCGAGCCCCGCGACACGTCCTCGGCCAACGGCCGATATGGGATCGAGATCGTCGGTTCGGCTCGCGACAACGTCATCTACAACACATACATCGGCACCGACGCCCGAGGGACCAGCGCCCTGGGCAACCTGCTGGGGGGCGTCTACCTCGGCCCCGGTACGTCGAACAACTCCATCGGCGGCGCCGAGGACGGTCAGGCCAACCTGATCGCATACAATCTCGCCAATGGCGTGCTGATCAAGTCGGCCCGCAACGGCCGGGTCGCCAACAACCGGATCCAGTCGAACGCCGGCTACGGCCTGCAGGCGATCGGAAACGTCGCCGTGACCGTGGTTCGCGACAACACCATCGAGGACAACGCCCTCGGCAACGTCGACACCTCGAAGGCCACGGGGATCATCGTGGAGTCGTGA
- a CDS encoding sialidase family protein: protein MREPAFDSISSRRRFLAQTAGLAGLALTGAGARAGGSDFISSISREVAIPGRPGTPAWFHPRACLVPGGQENEVLATLQTIHGSDVFGPIHWTASRDLGRTWTTPAAIPGLGRSPFTDGLEAGVCDVVPEFHPATRTVLAIGHDVFYRNNVLARPQPHRKPVYVVRSADRTWSAPQRLEWDDPRASAIHSCGCSQRIMTADGDVLIPLTFGSENREDRLVTSVLCSFDGRSLRIRRVGAVLELRAKRGLLEPSLTTLDGRYYMTIRAEDDRGYVATSPDGLAWEPMRPWCWDDGEPLAMSTTQQHWLTHSDALFLVYTRKTDENAKVVRWRSPLFLAEVDRSSLRLIRSTERVALPIVGDARAEPARIPLMGNFHVVNASPEESWVTVGENRPKEAWWGDFLLARIRWSRPNRLVG, encoded by the coding sequence ATGAGAGAACCGGCTTTCGACTCGATCTCATCCCGGAGGCGGTTCCTCGCCCAGACGGCGGGGCTCGCGGGATTGGCTCTGACAGGCGCAGGGGCGCGGGCGGGAGGATCGGACTTCATTTCGTCGATCTCCCGCGAGGTCGCCATCCCCGGCCGACCGGGGACGCCCGCCTGGTTCCATCCCAGGGCCTGCCTGGTCCCCGGCGGCCAGGAGAATGAGGTCCTGGCGACCTTGCAGACGATCCACGGCTCGGACGTTTTCGGCCCGATCCACTGGACGGCCTCGCGCGACCTCGGTCGGACGTGGACCACACCCGCGGCGATTCCCGGCCTGGGGCGATCCCCGTTCACCGACGGCCTGGAGGCAGGCGTCTGCGACGTCGTCCCCGAGTTCCACCCGGCCACGCGCACCGTGCTGGCGATCGGCCATGACGTTTTCTATCGCAACAACGTCCTGGCCCGACCGCAGCCGCATCGCAAGCCCGTCTACGTCGTTCGTTCGGCCGACAGGACGTGGTCTGCTCCCCAGCGGCTTGAATGGGACGACCCTCGCGCCTCGGCCATCCACTCCTGCGGTTGCTCGCAGCGGATCATGACGGCCGACGGCGACGTCCTGATCCCGCTCACGTTTGGATCGGAAAACCGCGAGGACCGCCTGGTTACGTCGGTTCTCTGCTCGTTCGACGGTCGTTCCTTGCGGATCCGCCGCGTCGGCGCGGTGCTCGAACTTCGGGCCAAGCGCGGCCTGCTGGAACCCTCGTTGACGACCCTCGACGGCCGCTATTACATGACGATCCGCGCCGAGGACGATCGCGGTTACGTCGCCACGTCGCCCGACGGCCTGGCCTGGGAGCCGATGCGGCCCTGGTGCTGGGACGACGGCGAGCCCCTCGCCATGAGCACCACCCAGCAGCACTGGCTGACGCACTCGGACGCCCTCTTCCTCGTCTACACCCGCAAGACCGACGAGAACGCCAAGGTCGTCCGCTGGCGGTCGCCTCTCTTCCTGGCCGAGGTCGACCGCTCAAGCCTCCGCCTGATTCGCTCGACCGAACGCGTCGCCCTCCCCATCGTCGGCGACGCCCGCGCCGAGCCCGCTCGCATCCCGCTGATGGGCAACTTCCACGTCGTCAACGCCTCGCCCGAGGAATCGTGGGTCACCGTCGGCGAAAACCGACCCAAGGAAGCCTGGTGGGGCGACTTCCTCCTTGCCCGCATTCGTTGGTCGCGGCCGAATCGGCTGGTGGGGTGA
- the rsmH gene encoding 16S rRNA (cytosine(1402)-N(4))-methyltransferase RsmH, whose product MGRKLKFVPTPSKPSTRYFMTEPSPEKPKRRVRYLGRNPRHFHEKYKEHQPDRYPDDVAKVIAGGKTPAGTHRPIMAAEILTMLEPRSGEVAVDCTLGYGGHARLLLAAVQPGGRLLGMDADPIELARTEARLRGLGFPPESLVVRRMNFAGLPRFLADESPAGADVLLADLGVSSMQIDDPDRGFSFKVAGPLDMRMNQAKGRPASVLLSGLSRPALARILAENADEPHALAMAGAILRAHSAGPIETTQGLAEVVRGEAERLGLSSDAAEDVVRRVFQAIRIEVNDEFGALTEFLRVLPACLKPGGRVAILTFHSGEDRRVKSAFKDGLRDGVYASIADDVVRASAAERRDNPRSSSAKLRYAVRA is encoded by the coding sequence ATGGGCCGTAAGCTGAAGTTCGTCCCGACGCCTTCGAAACCCAGCACCCGGTATTTCATGACCGAGCCCTCGCCAGAAAAACCGAAGCGTCGGGTCCGTTACCTCGGCCGGAATCCACGCCACTTCCATGAGAAGTACAAGGAACATCAGCCCGATCGCTATCCGGACGACGTGGCGAAGGTGATCGCCGGGGGTAAGACCCCGGCCGGGACGCATCGGCCGATCATGGCGGCCGAGATCTTAACGATGCTCGAGCCCCGATCGGGGGAGGTTGCGGTCGACTGCACCTTGGGCTATGGCGGCCACGCCCGCTTGCTGCTCGCGGCCGTGCAGCCGGGCGGTCGGCTGCTGGGCATGGACGCCGACCCGATCGAACTGGCCAGGACGGAGGCGAGGCTGCGGGGGCTGGGCTTCCCTCCGGAGTCGCTCGTCGTGCGACGCATGAACTTCGCGGGCCTGCCGCGATTCCTCGCCGACGAGTCGCCGGCGGGGGCGGACGTCCTGCTCGCGGATCTCGGCGTCTCGTCGATGCAGATCGACGACCCTGATCGCGGATTCAGCTTCAAGGTCGCCGGCCCGCTCGACATGCGGATGAATCAAGCGAAGGGGCGTCCCGCCTCCGTCCTGCTCTCGGGGTTGAGCCGGCCGGCGCTCGCCCGGATCCTCGCCGAGAACGCCGACGAGCCGCACGCCCTCGCGATGGCCGGAGCGATCCTCCGCGCGCACTCGGCCGGGCCGATCGAGACCACGCAGGGGCTCGCGGAGGTCGTCCGCGGGGAGGCTGAGAGGCTCGGGCTCTCGAGCGACGCCGCGGAGGACGTGGTCCGTCGGGTGTTCCAGGCGATCCGGATCGAGGTCAACGACGAGTTCGGGGCCCTGACCGAATTCCTGCGCGTGCTGCCGGCTTGCCTGAAGCCGGGCGGCCGGGTCGCCATCCTTACGTTCCACTCCGGCGAGGACCGCCGGGTGAAATCGGCGTTCAAGGACGGCCTCCGCGACGGCGTCTACGCCTCGATCGCCGATGACGTGGTGCGGGCCTCGGCCGCGGAGAGGCGGGACAATCCCCGGTCGTCGTCGGCCAAACTGAGGTACGCAGTCCGGGCTTAG
- a CDS encoding PIG-L deacetylase family protein → MNNSSPTRHPEFDGLLRAATTSGAHGQLVDVREVLRTALGPNRPLVMLCPHADDGAITAACLLHEYAVRRGHPVIEVLVFAGERNVAAPWLNDQKKITMRENEFLLECNVLGAEAVCWNLEGYRQPGYQPTDGDVQKVVDWFSKRRPGAIIVPPVNDAHAAHRVTRALAAVGLLGAGLHDTLVMTGWTPWGPLPQPNAYFAYDGESERTKEWAIHCHASQILLTDYTQYCSHLGRAYAALTREWAEGHSLSGRAHRTDDRFVGVELFELETYNPCRATNNPPDPIHQALGLLRERAAAASAPAQAAPLAVEPPRAVPAKAPSA, encoded by the coding sequence ATGAACAATTCATCGCCGACGAGGCACCCTGAGTTCGACGGCCTTCTCCGCGCGGCCACGACGTCTGGAGCCCATGGCCAGCTGGTCGACGTCCGGGAGGTTCTCCGCACTGCGCTGGGGCCGAACCGCCCGCTGGTGATGCTCTGCCCCCACGCCGACGACGGGGCCATCACGGCCGCCTGCCTGCTGCACGAGTACGCCGTCCGCCGCGGCCATCCGGTGATCGAGGTTCTGGTCTTCGCCGGCGAGCGCAACGTCGCTGCGCCCTGGTTGAACGACCAGAAAAAGATCACGATGCGCGAGAACGAGTTCCTCCTGGAGTGCAACGTCCTGGGGGCCGAGGCCGTCTGCTGGAACCTGGAAGGCTACCGTCAGCCCGGCTACCAGCCGACCGACGGCGACGTCCAGAAGGTCGTCGACTGGTTCTCGAAGCGTCGCCCCGGCGCGATCATCGTCCCGCCGGTCAACGACGCCCACGCCGCCCACCGCGTCACCCGCGCCCTCGCCGCGGTTGGCCTCCTCGGCGCTGGTCTGCACGACACCCTGGTCATGACCGGCTGGACCCCCTGGGGCCCGCTGCCGCAGCCCAACGCCTATTTCGCCTACGATGGCGAGTCCGAGCGCACCAAGGAGTGGGCGATCCACTGCCATGCGTCGCAGATTCTGCTGACGGACTACACCCAGTATTGCTCCCACCTGGGCCGGGCTTACGCCGCCCTGACCCGTGAATGGGCCGAGGGCCACAGCCTCTCCGGCCGCGCCCACCGGACCGACGATCGCTTTGTGGGGGTCGAGCTGTTCGAGCTTGAGACCTACAACCCCTGCCGCGCGACCAACAACCCGCCCGACCCGATCCACCAGGCCCTCGGTCTGCTTCGCGAGCGGGCCGCCGCGGCTTCCGCTCCGGCCCAGGCCGCGCCGCTGGCCGTCGAGCCTCCGCGAGCCGTTCCGGCCAAGGCCCCCTCGGCCTGA
- a CDS encoding glucosamine-6-phosphate deaminase has translation MPAERTLHVADSTVIVFPDAAAASRAAADRIARVVAEAVPARGKAILGLATGATPERVYDDLAARVKAGSLSFRDVVSYNLDEYYPIQPLDPLSYRYYMHRNLFSRVDLAPNRAHVLDGTVPESAAADHAAEFDRWIEADGGLDVQLLGIGRNGHIGFNEPSELSPAEFAALPTRMVDLHPITKADAVREFGSAEAVIPRALTMGVRQILAARSIIMLATGPKKAPVVTQALKGPITASLPASLLRTVADKVVWLLDEPAAAELG, from the coding sequence ATGCCCGCCGAACGTACCCTGCACGTCGCTGACTCGACCGTGATCGTCTTCCCCGACGCCGCCGCCGCCAGCCGCGCCGCGGCTGATCGGATCGCCCGCGTCGTCGCGGAAGCGGTCCCCGCCCGCGGCAAGGCGATCCTCGGCCTGGCCACCGGGGCGACGCCCGAGAGGGTCTACGACGATCTCGCCGCGCGGGTGAAGGCTGGCTCGCTGTCGTTTCGGGACGTGGTCAGCTACAACCTGGACGAGTATTACCCGATCCAGCCCCTCGACCCGTTGAGCTACCGGTACTACATGCACCGGAACCTCTTCAGCCGGGTCGACCTGGCCCCGAACCGCGCCCACGTCCTCGACGGCACGGTTCCCGAATCGGCCGCCGCCGATCACGCCGCCGAGTTCGACCGCTGGATCGAAGCCGACGGCGGCCTTGACGTTCAACTGCTGGGCATCGGCCGCAACGGCCACATCGGCTTCAACGAGCCTTCCGAGCTTTCCCCGGCCGAGTTCGCCGCGCTCCCCACCCGGATGGTCGACCTGCATCCGATCACCAAGGCTGACGCCGTCCGCGAGTTCGGCTCGGCCGAGGCCGTCATCCCCCGCGCCTTGACGATGGGCGTCCGCCAGATCCTGGCGGCGCGCTCGATCATCATGCTCGCCACCGGGCCCAAGAAGGCCCCGGTCGTGACCCAGGCCCTCAAGGGGCCGATCACGGCGTCCCTCCCCGCCTCGCTGCTGCGGACGGTCGCCGACAAGGTGGTCTGGCTCCTCGACGAGCCCGCCGCCGCGGAACTGGGCTGA